TAACTTTGGCTGAGCATTGCCCCAACATGAATCACGATAATATCATCGGCGGAGTGTTGACGAAAATAGTTAATAAACTGCCCTGCCGATGAGGGAGCAGTCGTAGGAATCACATCTTCATGAACTAAACGGCGATAAAACTCATCGAGCGAGACATCTTCGCTTTCACGCAGATTGCCATCGACAAATTGAATGGTAAATGGAATTAATTCAATGCCATAGCGCTGAATAAGCTCCATTGGCAAGCTCGACGTTGAGGCGGTAACCAATGCAGTGGTCATGTTGTTCAATCCTCGGAGCCACACAGACACTCCAATGCAACCCTGCGGTGGAGCATAGATTAATAAGTATTATAGGGGGTTTTTAGTTTGCACGAAAGTGCTGGTTTGATGAAAAGATGCTGAGGAAATAGGCTTGATCAGCCGTATACTGCCGATCAAGCCTATTTGGGAGCTAGAGTTTAATCCGGCGAGGGCGGATACGTGATTTTTCGGCGCGAATGATTGCTTGAATCATGCTGGCAGCCTCGTCGGGCCGTGATTCGGGGTTCATCACGACATAATCAAATTCATCGACACGGCCCATTTCTGCTTCGGCCAAGGCCATCCGTTGTTCTAAACCTTCTGCCGATTCAGTGCGGCGCAAGCGCAGGCGGTTGGCTAATTCGGCACTTGAAGGTGGCACGATGAAAATCAAGACTGCATCGGGTACTAATTTGCGCATGGTGGCCGCGCCCTGCACATCGATCCGTAAAATCACATCTTTGCCGCTCGCCAAGGCATCGCGCACCTGCGATTTGGGAATGCCCTTGTATTCGCCATAGACAACGGCATGCTCCAAGAGGTCATTGTTGGCGATCATGGTTTCAAACTCGGCTTTGGAAACAAAGTTATAATCAAAGCCCTCTAATTCGCCTGGGCGTTGGCCACGGCTGGTGGTGGTGACCACAAAATGAAAGGGCATACCAAATTCGCGCATACGCATCAACACCGTATCTTTGCCAACCCCTGATGGGCCTGAAATAATGACCAGTAGTGGCACAGGAGCTTGGTTGTGCAAAATCGGGTTGAGTTCTGGGTGTGACACAATGCCTCCTAAACTAAGGATTTTTAAATTATTGACGATCCGCCAATGCTTGAGTACGATTGAGCCATTGAAGGAGAATCGTCTATGCACATTGATGCGCTAGTTGTTGCAGCGATTGTCGCTGAATTACAGATCTTGGTTGGCGGCAAAATTCAACAGGTGGTTTTGCCAAATCCCGATAGTGTGGGCTTTGAAGTCTATGCTGATGGTCAACGCCATCAGTTATTGCTTTCGGCTAATCCAAAATTTGCCCGTATGCATACCACCCCAACCAAGCTAACCCGTGATCCGAATGCCGATTCGCCTTTGTTGCTCTTATTGCGTAAATATGTTCGTGGCGGAAGGATTACCAAAATCGAATCTGCGCCATTGGAACGGGTTATTTCGCTCAGTATAGCCAAGATGCCGATTCCTCGCAAGGAACTTGAGCCTGACGATGATGACGACGATGAGGTGATGCTTACGCCGCGTTATAGTGAGTTGGTACTAGAAATTATCGGTCATTCGTCGAATATTATTTTGGTCGATGATAATGGCTTGGTCTTGGAAAGTATTCGTCACTATAACCCACATCGTTCGCAGCGCCCAATTATGCCACGCAGCATCTACGAAGCGCCGCCAAGCCAAGGCAAATCTGACCCGCGCCAAGCAACTGCTGAGCAAATTGCGGCCTTGGGTGGTGATTTGGCCAAAGCCTTGGTGACCGAATATAGTGGCATCTCGCCGCAAACTGGCCGTGAAATTGCGTGGCGGGCAGTTGGCACAACCAGCATCGAAGTTACGCCAGCACTGGATTTTGAACAGATTGCCCAGCTTTTGCGCCAACTCACCAGCCTTACCAGTATCGAGCCAACTCTTGCGCGAAATGCTGATGGTACACCAATCGGGATTGCAGCCTTTAATTTGCAGCACCAAGCCCATACTGAATCATTCCCCAGAATGAACGAGGCTTTGGCAACCGCCTTCGCTGAGCTTGATCAAGTGACGGCGCATGCTCAACGGCGTGAGGCTTTGCTTGAACGAGTGGCCGAAGCTCAGCGCCGTGTCAAAACCAAAGCTGATCAATTACGCACTCAGTTGGCGCGAGTTGAGCAACTTGAGCGTTTGCGCTGGGAAGGCGAGATGATTTTTGGCTATATTTATGCGATCAAGCCAGGCCAAAGCGAATTGCTGCTCGACCAAGGGGTAATTACGCTTGATCCAAAATTGTCTGCTGTAGAGAATGCCCAATCACGCTTTCGCGAGTACGACAAAGCCAAAGGCGCTTTAGAAGATGTTCCGCAACTCTTGGAGCAAACCGAGGCCCAAGCCGAATATCTGCAACAAACCAACGATCTGTTGAGTTTGGCCGAGAGTTTTGCCGAAATTGAGCAATTTGAGCGCGAGTTGATTGCTGGTGGTTGGTTGCGTCAAACCATTGGCAAAGCCAAAAGTAAGCCCAATTCGAGCGTTGGCCGTGGCCCGTTGCGGGTGATTTCGCCCGATGGCTGGACAATTTTCGTCGGTCGTACCGCTGACCAAAACGATGAAGTGACCTTTAAACTCGGTCAGCCCGAGGATTATTGGTTGCATGCCCGTGAGCGAACTGGCGGCCATGTGATTATTCGCATGCAATCGACCAACGTGCCGCCACGCACGCTTGAACAAGCAGCACAACTAGCAGCCTATTACTCGTCAGCCCGCAACGATGGGGCAGTTGAAGTCGATATGGCCTTGCGCAAACATGTGCGCAAAATCAAAGGCGGCCCACCTGGTTTGGTACGCTATACCGCCGAACGAACCCTGCGGGTCGAGCCCAAAAAAGAACCCAAAAGAACATAGTATAGGGATCAGGTGTTAGGGGCTAGGCTTTCTTTAATGCAGAGAGAGGGATGAAGGATAATTAGTGGAATTCGTGCAATTCGTGGCTAAAAACCTTCGTGGTTAAAAAGAAACTTTGTGGCTAAACTGAACCCTAATCCCTGACACCTAGCCCCTGCGTATATTTAGCTTTTGGGGAACCACGGCAGGAAAGCACTAGTTTTCGCGATGTAATCGGCATAGTGGGGCTTGGTTTTGACCATTGTGCGTTCTAGGAGCAGCACACCTGAAATTCGAATAATCAGCCAGGTCATGAGCAATGCACCGATAATTTGCCAATAACTGCCAGCGGCGATTGAAAAGAGCGCATAACCCCACCAGACCGTCGCATCGCCAAAATAATTGGGATGGCGGGTGTAGCGCCATAAACCAGAGCGCATAACTTGGCCTTTGTTGGCGGGATTGGCCTTGAACCGCGCCATCTGCCAATCGCCAAGCGCCTCAAAACTAAAGCCAATCAGCCAAACGCCAATTGCCAAATAATCGAGCCAATTCCAGCTTTTTGGGCCAGTTTGTGCGCCGAGCAAAGTCAACGAGATCAGCAATGCTAACACGCCTTGCAGCAAAAATACTTGGAAAAAGCTAAACCACCAATAGCGTTCAGCTCCATAACGCTGGCGAAACTCAACATAACGATAATCTTCGGGCTTGCCCCAATTACGCCAACCAATGTAAATCGATAAGCGCAAGCCCCAAATTGTCACCAAACTGCTAATGAGCAAACTGCGTTGGGCATCGCCCTGAGCTTGGCTAAAATACCACCAACTCAAGGCCACAAAACACATGCCCCAACAGATATCCACAATGCTGGCATTGGTGATTTTGACACTCCATAACCACGCCAAGGTTAATGGAATCATTACCACCGCCAAGCCCCAACCCCAGATTTGCCAAAAACTCATACGAAACTCCCACAGCTAACGCACCCAAATATCATAACCACCCAAATGCA
The Herpetosiphon gulosus genome window above contains:
- a CDS encoding DUF1295 domain-containing protein: MSFWQIWGWGLAVVMIPLTLAWLWSVKITNASIVDICWGMCFVALSWWYFSQAQGDAQRSLLISSLVTIWGLRLSIYIGWRNWGKPEDYRYVEFRQRYGAERYWWFSFFQVFLLQGVLALLISLTLLGAQTGPKSWNWLDYLAIGVWLIGFSFEALGDWQMARFKANPANKGQVMRSGLWRYTRHPNYFGDATVWWGYALFSIAAGSYWQIIGALLMTWLIIRISGVLLLERTMVKTKPHYADYIAKTSAFLPWFPKS
- a CDS encoding guanylate kinase, translated to MSHPELNPILHNQAPVPLLVIISGPSGVGKDTVLMRMREFGMPFHFVVTTTSRGQRPGELEGFDYNFVSKAEFETMIANNDLLEHAVVYGEYKGIPKSQVRDALASGKDVILRIDVQGAATMRKLVPDAVLIFIVPPSSAELANRLRLRRTESAEGLEQRMALAEAEMGRVDEFDYVVMNPESRPDEAASMIQAIIRAEKSRIRPRRIKL
- a CDS encoding NFACT RNA binding domain-containing protein, with the protein product MHIDALVVAAIVAELQILVGGKIQQVVLPNPDSVGFEVYADGQRHQLLLSANPKFARMHTTPTKLTRDPNADSPLLLLLRKYVRGGRITKIESAPLERVISLSIAKMPIPRKELEPDDDDDDEVMLTPRYSELVLEIIGHSSNIILVDDNGLVLESIRHYNPHRSQRPIMPRSIYEAPPSQGKSDPRQATAEQIAALGGDLAKALVTEYSGISPQTGREIAWRAVGTTSIEVTPALDFEQIAQLLRQLTSLTSIEPTLARNADGTPIGIAAFNLQHQAHTESFPRMNEALATAFAELDQVTAHAQRREALLERVAEAQRRVKTKADQLRTQLARVEQLERLRWEGEMIFGYIYAIKPGQSELLLDQGVITLDPKLSAVENAQSRFREYDKAKGALEDVPQLLEQTEAQAEYLQQTNDLLSLAESFAEIEQFERELIAGGWLRQTIGKAKSKPNSSVGRGPLRVISPDGWTIFVGRTADQNDEVTFKLGQPEDYWLHARERTGGHVIIRMQSTNVPPRTLEQAAQLAAYYSSARNDGAVEVDMALRKHVRKIKGGPPGLVRYTAERTLRVEPKKEPKRT